One Aerosakkonema funiforme FACHB-1375 genomic region harbors:
- a CDS encoding retropepsin-like domain-containing protein, translated as MSKTPSPEESREMLKWLNRNRWMLLDRYKNQYVAYNAERLIAHSENLQEVLELAEASGEVFAIYLVPPYVASIQILPIRFRAVTRHNWLPDYHVKLKHRNQEITTTMLVDSGAEVSLISFKVGEDLGLRLADAESKLLAETIAGSVEYVTRDVQMTIEGHSFIAPVAWLQSHTGGEQLLLGREIVFDKFNIEFRQADEQIIFTWREKKES; from the coding sequence ATGAGCAAAACACCTTCTCCCGAAGAAAGCCGCGAAATGCTGAAGTGGTTGAACCGCAATCGCTGGATGTTGTTAGATCGGTATAAAAATCAATATGTTGCTTATAATGCCGAGCGTTTGATTGCTCATAGCGAAAATTTGCAGGAAGTTTTAGAATTAGCTGAAGCTTCTGGAGAAGTATTTGCGATTTACTTAGTTCCTCCCTATGTTGCTTCTATCCAAATATTACCAATTCGCTTTCGAGCAGTTACTCGTCATAATTGGTTGCCAGATTATCACGTAAAACTGAAGCATAGAAATCAAGAAATTACAACAACAATGTTAGTAGATTCGGGTGCTGAAGTAAGTTTGATTTCGTTCAAGGTAGGGGAAGATTTAGGATTAAGGTTAGCTGATGCCGAATCAAAATTATTAGCAGAAACAATAGCAGGTAGTGTAGAATATGTTACGCGAGATGTGCAAATGACAATTGAAGGGCACAGTTTTATTGCTCCCGTAGCATGGTTACAAAGTCATACTGGAGGAGAGCAATTACTTTTGGGCAGGGAAATTGTGTTTGATAAGTTTAATATTGAGTTTAGGCAGGCGGATGAGCAGATTATTTTTACATGGAGGGAAAAGAAGGAATCATAA
- a CDS encoding SH3 domain-containing protein has product MMKRLPCYLLAIALLVPVTIGEWAVQAESVCQVTDPTGTPLNVRDRPNGRIINTLRNGREVYIQEISYDNKGRPWAKIGGYYNGQYRVWGWVIREFISCYNR; this is encoded by the coding sequence ATGATGAAAAGACTGCCATGTTATTTATTAGCTATTGCTCTATTAGTTCCTGTTACTATAGGAGAGTGGGCTGTTCAAGCAGAAAGCGTCTGTCAAGTGACAGATCCTACAGGGACTCCACTTAATGTTCGGGATCGCCCTAACGGTCGAATAATTAATACTCTAAGAAATGGCCGAGAAGTATATATCCAAGAGATATCTTATGATAATAAAGGCCGCCCTTGGGCTAAAATAGGTGGTTATTATAATGGTCAATATCGAGTTTGGGGTTGGGTGATTAGAGAATTTATTAGCTGCTACAACCGCTAA
- a CDS encoding PAS domain S-box protein, with protein MTSWLRKLSLRTVLIVPFVLQTVTAVGLVGYLSYKNGQQAVEDLAKQLMEEVGERISDRLDSNLETPQQVVTTNHLAWQQGTLDIGNLEEVRQQLWQHIKLNQSVTGIFFLNRKGETVGYGRILTQDMREVVRKVSGKDLPIGTIFYSEAKNPTPTQRKFYIVDSKGKPQKLVYGVKMDLRTLPWYVQAKSNRKQTWTPLVVYQAAPAVGMFAVTPVYDRAGQLQAVFAANVDLAALSTFLQKLHFSRSGQAFIIDSSGNLAATSTLEKRDLQQGNNRPTPLSIFNSRDVRNREIAEHLKKRFGNFRHIQNDEQLIVNSQGEKLFIRVVPYRDKYGLNLSLVVAIPESDLMTRINKNTHHTILLCLVTLLVSIGMGALASHSITKPILHLNTAAKNLSKGELEGNIPVIGAKEVSELTESFNQMAQVLLEYNRSLETQVRERTEAWKRSEAQMNAFFASAPVGMGILNKKLRFVKLNQVLSGIAGLTVEEKIGKTIREVVPQKLADTIEPLYQQVLATGKPIINLEIRGEVPRKQGIQGYWMVSYFPIFDVNNSPDGVGVVVVDITERKHLEIALQEKTDELERFFSAPLDLLCIADTDGYFRRLNVEWENILGYTLADLEGRRFLDFVHPDDLESTLGAIAELSQKQVVLNFTNRYRHRDGSYHWIEWRSLPIGKLIYAAARDITDRKLAEIALRESEHKFSTIFHSSPDLLWIATLSEGRCLNVNDSFAKFVEYPYEEIIGKTCVELKLWDKIEDLHRFRQALTSEGKLENFEVVLRTRSRQARTVLMSATVSHINKQDCVIGLLKDITDRKQIEQALAREILRSKTLLDSSVDGIVVLDSQGNVLETNASFARMLGYTIAETLTLNLVDWDADWKRDEIERKIAENNLCINTFETKHRRKDGSIYDVEISANNVIIDGKEVNFCICRDITERKNLERALEASEAKLNDILNTAPAAISRFRVFANRNWEIDYIANGCEALSGYSAAEIKADKTIWISRIPSEDWQAIESDLFANIFEQRTAHREYRLRHKDGSMRWIAETTNSRWDRTQKCWMVTVIAIDITDRKQLEIALQTSEARLKSVLNNAPAFISGVRLSDNDRWEYEYFSPGIEAICGYTGEEIAADYSLLLSLILPEDIETVIKPAFKRFFTPNFATTIEFRLRHKNGSIRWVANSLSTYCNETNQCWYGTGIMIDITDRKLAEQALQQIEFRLQQLAAASPGVIYTVVEYPDGPVQYEYLSPVFEEIHEIPVAEVLEHPELTFNQIHPDDRTGYQQAVAKAVETMQTFKHEWRIMTPSGKIKWIQANSRPLRRENGEIVWHGIVLDVTDRKRAEAIIQEREARLRLAMEVSNAIAWERNLQTDELLFTSTIKKEVPMRISYNEALEMVHPDDRAKLHRANQEAISQRGGFQIEHRLTASVENPEWRWLQVKAKILTDPAGNPTTLIGMSVDITDRKQTEQALRESESALMAAQKIAHLGNWSFDIITPKITWSEETFYIFGLDPREGEPTYDRLLQFTHPEDLEILQRNIELAVREGKAYEHEIRIIRPDGAIRYTFGKGEPVFNEAGQVIKLFGIVQDITERKQTEETLKITLTRLQNLATAVPGNIYSLVRHSDASFKFEYCNRGIEEITELTLEQAFQDAKNVILSLIHPEDLPAYLEAIDRSLQTMDIFKHQWRIITPSGQLKWLQGNSQPERRNNGDIVWHGIVLDITDRKLAEAELSQAKEAAEAANRAKSTFLANMSHELRTPLNAVLGFAQLISQSPGLSPQDRENIAIINRSGEHLLTLINDVLDMAKIEAGRMTLNETKFNLYRFLDELERMFYLKARDKKLQLNFYRDASIPEFVRTDEIKLRQVLINLIGNAIKFTEAGHVTVRAIEKTKGRNQTRENEFMDLDNGDTSRLAFEIEDTGVGIPEHELESIFEPFLQTRTGKQSQEGTGLGLPISRKFIQLMGGNITVSSKVGCGSTFYFDIQFGLADRLSELNKQLQLEDNGQITTRENYSLTPIEEAAIKPIDFAVLPKNLIERLEQASIQASWYEITSTIDEIAGINPQLAERLKYLIQMFDYQKIVTAIKLYKYTGEDK; from the coding sequence GTGACTAGCTGGTTACGCAAGCTCTCTTTAAGAACTGTCCTGATTGTGCCCTTCGTTTTGCAAACTGTAACGGCGGTGGGATTAGTGGGTTATCTTTCTTATAAAAATGGCCAACAGGCAGTGGAAGACTTGGCAAAGCAACTGATGGAGGAGGTGGGAGAACGAATTAGCGATCGCCTCGACAGTAATTTGGAGACGCCCCAACAAGTTGTAACAACCAACCATCTAGCATGGCAACAGGGAACGCTGGATATTGGAAACTTGGAGGAAGTGCGGCAACAGCTTTGGCAGCATATAAAACTAAATCAGTCTGTGACAGGGATCTTCTTTCTCAATCGAAAGGGAGAAACTGTTGGATACGGACGCATTCTCACTCAGGATATGCGCGAAGTTGTTCGCAAGGTATCTGGAAAAGATTTACCGATCGGTACGATCTTTTACAGTGAAGCAAAAAATCCCACTCCTACACAACGCAAATTCTATATAGTTGATTCTAAAGGGAAGCCGCAAAAACTTGTCTATGGGGTAAAAATGGATTTGCGTACCCTTCCCTGGTACGTGCAAGCAAAAAGCAACCGAAAACAAACTTGGACACCACTGGTAGTTTACCAAGCTGCACCTGCGGTAGGAATGTTTGCAGTGACGCCAGTTTACGATCGCGCCGGTCAATTGCAAGCAGTTTTTGCGGCTAATGTAGATCTTGCCGCTCTCAGTACATTTCTGCAAAAGCTGCACTTTTCGCGATCGGGCCAAGCTTTTATTATCGATAGTTCTGGTAATTTAGCAGCTACCTCCACATTAGAAAAGCGCGATCTCCAGCAAGGAAACAATCGGCCTACCCCATTATCGATCTTCAATAGTCGAGATGTCAGAAACAGGGAAATTGCCGAACACTTAAAGAAGCGTTTCGGAAATTTTCGCCACATCCAAAATGACGAACAATTGATAGTCAATAGCCAAGGCGAAAAATTATTTATTAGAGTTGTTCCCTATCGAGATAAATATGGTTTGAATTTGTCACTCGTCGTTGCCATCCCAGAATCGGATTTAATGACCCGGATTAATAAAAATACTCACCATACAATTTTACTTTGTCTTGTTACTTTATTAGTTAGCATCGGGATGGGAGCGCTCGCATCCCATTCAATAACGAAACCGATTTTGCACTTAAATACTGCGGCTAAAAACTTAAGTAAAGGTGAATTAGAGGGCAATATTCCGGTAATTGGTGCTAAAGAAGTCAGTGAATTAACGGAATCTTTTAACCAGATGGCGCAGGTTTTATTAGAGTACAATCGCAGTTTAGAAACGCAAGTACGAGAAAGAACCGAGGCATGGAAACGCAGCGAAGCACAAATGAACGCTTTCTTTGCATCTGCGCCAGTGGGAATGGGAATACTCAATAAAAAACTGCGTTTTGTTAAACTCAATCAAGTTTTATCAGGAATTGCCGGGTTGACGGTAGAAGAAAAAATCGGTAAAACCATTAGGGAAGTTGTTCCCCAAAAATTAGCGGATACAATTGAACCTTTATATCAACAAGTTCTAGCCACGGGAAAACCGATTATCAATCTAGAAATAAGGGGTGAAGTTCCCAGAAAGCAGGGAATTCAGGGTTACTGGATGGTTTCGTACTTTCCAATTTTTGATGTGAATAATTCTCCTGATGGAGTGGGAGTAGTCGTTGTAGATATCACCGAGCGCAAACATCTAGAAATTGCCCTCCAAGAAAAAACAGATGAACTAGAGCGGTTCTTTTCCGCTCCATTAGACTTGCTCTGCATTGCCGACACAGATGGTTATTTTCGCCGCCTAAATGTGGAATGGGAAAATATATTAGGCTACACCTTAGCCGATCTAGAAGGGCGTAGATTTTTAGATTTCGTTCATCCTGACGATCTCGAAAGTACGTTAGGCGCAATTGCCGAATTATCACAAAAGCAAGTAGTCTTGAATTTTACCAACCGCTATCGGCATCGCGATGGCTCGTACCATTGGATAGAATGGCGATCGTTGCCGATCGGCAAACTAATTTATGCCGCCGCCAGAGATATTACCGATCGCAAACTAGCTGAAATTGCCTTACGAGAATCAGAACACAAATTTTCTACTATTTTCCACAGCAGTCCCGATCTGTTATGGATTGCCACTTTATCGGAAGGACGCTGTTTGAACGTCAATGACAGCTTTGCCAAATTTGTGGAATATCCTTATGAAGAAATTATCGGCAAAACTTGCGTTGAGCTAAAACTATGGGATAAAATTGAAGACTTGCATCGCTTCCGCCAAGCGCTTACCAGCGAAGGTAAGTTAGAAAATTTTGAAGTCGTGCTTCGCACTCGATCGCGTCAAGCCAGAACAGTTTTAATGTCGGCTACAGTCAGCCACATAAATAAACAAGATTGCGTAATTGGTTTGCTCAAAGATATTACCGATCGCAAACAAATAGAACAAGCTCTAGCGAGAGAAATTCTTCGCAGCAAAACCCTCCTGGATAGTTCTGTTGATGGTATTGTCGTCCTCGATTCCCAAGGTAATGTCCTAGAAACTAATGCTAGTTTTGCCAGAATGTTGGGCTACACCATAGCAGAAACATTAACTTTAAATCTAGTCGATTGGGATGCTGATTGGAAGCGAGATGAAATCGAACGTAAAATTGCTGAAAATAATCTGTGCATTAACACATTTGAAACCAAGCATCGCCGTAAAGATGGTTCGATTTATGATGTAGAAATTAGTGCCAATAATGTAATTATTGATGGGAAAGAAGTCAACTTTTGTATTTGTCGGGATATTACCGAACGCAAAAACTTAGAACGCGCCCTAGAAGCATCGGAAGCGAAATTAAACGATATTTTAAATACTGCTCCGGCGGCGATTTCCAGGTTTCGCGTGTTTGCCAATAGAAACTGGGAAATCGATTATATCGCTAACGGTTGCGAGGCGCTTTCCGGCTACAGCGCTGCCGAAATCAAAGCAGATAAAACTATTTGGATTAGCAGGATACCCAGCGAAGATTGGCAGGCGATCGAAAGCGATTTATTTGCGAATATTTTTGAGCAACGCACCGCCCATCGCGAGTATCGGTTGCGCCACAAAGATGGCAGTATGCGGTGGATTGCTGAAACTACTAATTCTCGATGGGATCGAACTCAAAAGTGCTGGATGGTGACGGTAATTGCCATCGACATTACGGATCGCAAACAACTGGAGATAGCTTTACAAACTTCAGAAGCTAGGCTGAAATCGGTGTTGAATAATGCGCCTGCCTTTATATCGGGAGTTCGGTTGAGCGATAACGATCGCTGGGAATATGAATATTTTTCACCGGGTATTGAAGCAATTTGCGGTTACACAGGTGAAGAAATTGCCGCCGATTATTCGCTGCTACTATCGCTGATTTTACCTGAAGATATAGAAACTGTTATCAAGCCAGCATTCAAGCGATTTTTTACACCCAATTTTGCCACCACGATTGAATTCCGACTCCGACATAAAAACGGTAGCATTCGGTGGGTTGCTAACTCCTTAAGCACCTATTGCAATGAGACAAATCAATGCTGGTATGGAACTGGCATTATGATCGACATAACCGATCGCAAACTAGCCGAACAAGCTCTCCAGCAAATTGAGTTTCGCTTACAGCAGTTAGCCGCAGCTTCGCCAGGAGTAATCTACACCGTTGTCGAATATCCAGATGGCCCTGTCCAGTATGAGTACCTCAGTCCTGTATTTGAGGAAATACACGAGATTCCCGTCGCAGAAGTGTTAGAACACCCCGAACTTACATTTAACCAAATTCATCCAGACGATCGCACAGGCTATCAGCAAGCAGTTGCCAAAGCTGTGGAAACCATGCAAACGTTCAAACACGAATGGCGAATTATGACGCCTTCTGGAAAAATTAAGTGGATTCAGGCCAATTCTCGACCGCTACGGCGGGAGAATGGCGAGATTGTCTGGCATGGAATAGTTCTGGATGTAACCGATCGCAAACGCGCCGAAGCAATTATCCAAGAAAGAGAAGCTCGATTGAGGTTAGCAATGGAAGTATCGAATGCGATCGCCTGGGAACGAAATCTCCAGACTGACGAGCTATTATTCACCTCTACGATCAAAAAGGAAGTTCCTATGAGAATTTCCTATAATGAAGCCCTGGAAATGGTTCATCCCGACGATCGAGCAAAACTGCACCGAGCCAATCAAGAAGCGATTTCCCAAAGGGGAGGGTTTCAAATCGAACATCGGCTTACTGCTAGTGTAGAGAACCCTGAATGGCGATGGTTGCAGGTAAAGGCCAAAATTTTAACCGATCCCGCAGGCAATCCTACCACCTTAATCGGAATGTCGGTCGATATTACCGATCGCAAACAAACCGAACAAGCTTTGCGGGAAAGTGAAAGTGCCCTTATGGCAGCCCAAAAAATTGCCCATTTAGGCAATTGGTCTTTCGATATCATCACCCCAAAAATCACTTGGTCTGAAGAAACCTTCTACATCTTCGGACTCGATCCTCGCGAAGGCGAACCAACCTACGATCGGTTGTTACAGTTCACCCATCCCGAAGATCTAGAAATTTTACAGCGGAATATCGAACTTGCTGTGAGAGAGGGGAAAGCTTACGAGCATGAAATCCGCATTATTCGACCGGATGGTGCGATCCGGTACACATTCGGTAAAGGAGAACCTGTTTTTAATGAAGCAGGGCAGGTTATTAAATTATTTGGCATCGTGCAGGATATTACCGAGCGCAAACAGACAGAAGAAACCTTGAAAATCACGTTAACTCGCCTGCAAAACTTAGCAACAGCTGTCCCTGGCAATATTTATTCTTTGGTACGGCATTCCGATGCTTCTTTTAAATTTGAATATTGCAATCGGGGGATCGAAGAAATTACCGAGCTAACCCTAGAACAAGCTTTCCAAGATGCAAAAAATGTCATACTTTCTCTTATCCATCCAGAGGATTTACCAGCGTATTTGGAAGCAATCGATCGCAGTCTCCAAACTATGGATATTTTTAAACATCAATGGCGGATTATCACACCTTCGGGCCAACTGAAGTGGTTGCAAGGCAACTCCCAACCCGAACGCCGAAACAATGGAGATATCGTCTGGCATGGGATTGTTTTAGATATTACCGATCGCAAACTAGCAGAGGCAGAACTCTCTCAAGCAAAAGAAGCCGCAGAAGCAGCTAACCGCGCCAAAAGCACTTTCTTAGCAAATATGAGCCACGAATTGAGAACGCCCCTGAATGCCGTTCTTGGTTTTGCCCAATTAATCAGCCAAAGTCCGGGACTTTCTCCCCAAGATCGGGAAAATATCGCCATTATTAACCGCAGCGGAGAACACTTGCTCACCCTCATTAATGATGTGCTAGATATGGCCAAAATTGAAGCGGGTCGAATGACGCTAAACGAAACAAAATTTAACTTGTATCGATTTTTGGATGAGTTAGAAAGGATGTTTTATTTAAAAGCTAGAGATAAAAAATTGCAATTAAATTTTTATCGAGATGCCAGCATTCCTGAATTTGTGCGGACTGATGAAATAAAGCTGCGCCAAGTCTTGATTAATCTGATCGGTAACGCTATTAAGTTTACTGAAGCAGGGCACGTAACAGTGCGAGCGATCGAAAAGACAAAAGGCAGAAACCAGACCAGAGAAAACGAATTTATGGATCTGGATAATGGAGATACTTCCCGGCTGGCTTTTGAAATTGAAGATACAGGGGTAGGCATTCCGGAACATGAATTAGAAAGTATTTTTGAACCATTTTTGCAAACGAGGACGGGTAAACAATCTCAAGAAGGTACCGGTTTAGGCTTACCGATCAGCCGTAAATTCATTCAACTGATGGGCGGCAACATTACTGTCAGTAGCAAAGTCGGCTGTGGCAGCACTTTCTATTTTGATATTCAGTTTGGCTTAGCCGATCGGCTATCAGAATTAAATAAGCAATTACAACTAGAAGATAACGGCCAAATAACCACTAGAGAAAATTATTCTCTTACTCCTATTGAAGAAGCTGCGATAAAGCCCATAGATTTCGCCGTTTTACCTAAAAATTTAATTGAGCGTTTAGAGCAAGCCAGTATCCAGGCAAGCTGGTATGAAATAACTTCCACTATTGACGAAATCGCAGGTATTAATCCTCAGTTAGCCGAGCGGCTTAAATATTTAATCCAAATGTTTGATTACCAGAAAATTGTCACGGCAATTAAACTTTATAAATATACGGGAGAAGATAAATGA
- a CDS encoding response regulator: MIQSLDSYINNGFTANILVVDDDINNLRLLTEVLSKRGYEVRPIRDERMVPAAIQAKQPDLILLDIMMPYIDGYEICSHLKANEKTRHIPVIFLSALHEAIDKVKAFSIGGVDYITKPFQTEEVIARIENQLHICRLQKQIIEQNERLKQEIKERELMAEKLRSSQAEMRGFFEAMADIVLIVDPDGKTIKVAPTKPEKLYPPGSDIIGKTVELLYKESSVMFRSRIRESLHLQQIVNCEYSLRVGREEVWFSASIAPISENTAAWVARDITDRKKAEAALSTSEERLHLALEGSNLGLWDWNLRTGEIYRDRAWNEMLGYQDTEIANNLKGFESLLHPEDVVLMQKVLDAYIQGENSCYKVEFRMRSKSGEWKWILCRGKISERDSSGQPVRITGTHKDISQQKALEQELALREARLNAFFKCAPVGMNIIDSELRYVQINEHFAQINGIPAGEHIGKNIRELLPQIAPTVEPLYQQVLATGEPILNLEITGEIPSQPGIMRHWVVSYFPIALNDSTPSNVGSVIVEITDRKRAELELQLAKERLELVLRASQDGFWDWDLVTGEIYFSPRFKEMLGYSDDEFPNDISAWANAIFEADRIAALKLVEDYNCDRIPQFLATQRFYHKNGSTVYILSRAIHLKDANGIPIRMIGAHTDITNLKQAEEALQKAVLAADAANRAKSEFLASMSHELRTPLNAILGFSQIMSKDNSICGENQKNLAIINRAGEHLLALIDDILEVSKIEAGRTNFNESSFDLIQMLNSLEQMLQLKAASKGLQLIFECSPNIPQYVTTDQGKLRQVLLNLLGNAIKFTEVGSVKMRVYVSSIASEITTENEAKKLNLHFEVIDTGPGIFPEEIHLLFEAFQQTETGRKSQQGTGLGLPISQKYVQLMGGKIRVNSNPGQGSVFAFDIQIGLAVPELVQTLKQYRKIIHLASEQPEYRILIVDDVAESRLLLNKILVSIGFSVRESENGKEAVQCYKEWQPHLILMDIRMPVMDGYEATRQIRSEEQKRLNFAEISGDSVPPFPRTIVLALTASVFEEQRKNILAVGCDDFIRKPFQTEDLLEKIGQYLGVEYEWESENKEAECSQKTSEKVPEAELQNLLSQMPQDWIIRLHDAASECSDDMVLELLEEIPAENIDLENAIRDLADNFLFTQIIRLAEECME; this comes from the coding sequence ATGATTCAGTCATTAGATAGTTACATTAACAATGGATTTACAGCTAATATTTTAGTGGTTGATGATGACATTAATAATTTGCGTTTGCTCACGGAGGTTTTGAGCAAACGCGGGTATGAAGTACGTCCTATCCGAGATGAGCGGATGGTTCCAGCAGCAATTCAGGCTAAGCAGCCGGACTTGATTTTGCTTGACATCATGATGCCGTATATCGATGGCTATGAAATCTGCTCCCATCTGAAAGCTAACGAAAAAACTCGCCATATTCCGGTGATTTTTTTAAGCGCTTTGCACGAAGCAATCGATAAAGTTAAAGCTTTTTCTATAGGTGGTGTTGACTATATTACCAAACCATTTCAAACGGAAGAAGTGATAGCGCGGATTGAAAATCAGTTACATATATGCAGGTTACAAAAACAAATAATAGAGCAAAATGAGCGATTAAAACAGGAAATTAAAGAACGCGAGTTAATGGCAGAAAAACTGCGTTCTTCTCAGGCAGAAATGCGCGGTTTTTTTGAGGCGATGGCAGACATCGTATTAATTGTCGATCCAGATGGCAAGACTATCAAAGTTGCTCCCACAAAGCCCGAAAAACTGTATCCTCCAGGCTCAGATATTATCGGTAAAACAGTAGAACTGTTGTATAAAGAATCGAGTGTAATGTTTCGCAGCCGCATCAGAGAATCACTACATTTGCAGCAAATAGTTAATTGCGAATATAGCTTGAGGGTGGGTCGGGAAGAAGTTTGGTTTTCTGCCAGCATTGCGCCCATTTCTGAAAATACTGCCGCTTGGGTGGCCCGCGATATTACCGATCGCAAAAAGGCAGAAGCAGCTCTTTCCACCAGTGAAGAACGCTTGCACCTAGCCTTAGAAGGCAGCAATTTAGGTTTGTGGGACTGGAACTTGAGGACTGGTGAAATCTACCGCGATCGCGCCTGGAACGAAATGCTAGGTTATCAAGATACCGAAATTGCAAATAATTTAAAAGGTTTTGAAAGCTTGCTGCATCCAGAAGACGTCGTTTTGATGCAAAAAGTCTTAGATGCCTATATCCAAGGCGAAAATAGCTGCTATAAAGTAGAATTTCGGATGCGATCGAAATCCGGCGAATGGAAATGGATTCTCTGCCGGGGCAAAATTTCTGAGCGCGACAGTTCCGGACAGCCAGTGCGAATCACGGGAACGCACAAAGATATCAGTCAGCAAAAAGCTTTAGAACAAGAACTTGCCTTACGAGAAGCGAGATTAAATGCCTTTTTCAAGTGCGCTCCAGTCGGTATGAATATCATAGACAGCGAACTGCGATACGTGCAAATCAACGAACACTTTGCACAAATTAATGGCATACCCGCAGGCGAGCATATTGGCAAAAACATCCGGGAGCTTTTACCGCAAATTGCCCCCACAGTCGAACCCCTTTATCAACAAGTATTAGCAACGGGAGAACCGATTCTCAATTTAGAAATCACCGGAGAAATCCCCAGCCAACCCGGTATAATGCGCCACTGGGTAGTTTCTTATTTTCCCATTGCCCTGAACGACAGCACCCCTTCTAATGTAGGATCGGTGATAGTTGAAATTACCGATCGCAAACGAGCTGAATTAGAGCTGCAACTGGCAAAAGAACGCCTAGAATTAGTGCTTCGCGCCTCCCAAGATGGCTTCTGGGATTGGGATTTAGTCACCGGAGAAATTTACTTTTCACCTCGGTTTAAAGAGATGTTGGGCTACAGTGATGACGAATTTCCCAATGACATATCGGCTTGGGCAAACGCAATCTTTGAAGCAGACCGCATCGCCGCTTTAAAACTCGTAGAAGATTACAACTGCGATCGCATTCCACAATTTTTAGCCACCCAGCGTTTTTACCATAAAAATGGCTCCACAGTTTATATCCTCTCTCGCGCTATTCATCTCAAAGATGCCAATGGAATTCCCATTCGCATGATTGGCGCTCATACAGATATTACCAACCTCAAACAAGCCGAAGAAGCTTTACAAAAAGCCGTCTTAGCCGCCGATGCTGCCAACCGCGCCAAGAGCGAATTTCTTGCTTCCATGAGCCACGAATTGAGAACCCCGCTCAATGCCATCTTAGGCTTTAGCCAAATCATGAGTAAAGACAATTCTATCTGCGGCGAAAATCAGAAAAATCTTGCCATTATCAATCGCGCTGGGGAACATCTACTGGCTCTAATTGATGACATCTTAGAAGTATCAAAAATTGAAGCCGGTCGCACCAATTTTAATGAAAGCAGCTTCGACCTCATACAAATGCTAAACAGCTTAGAACAAATGCTGCAATTAAAAGCAGCTTCTAAAGGATTGCAACTGATTTTTGAATGCAGCCCTAACATTCCTCAGTATGTCACAACTGACCAAGGTAAATTGCGCCAAGTATTACTCAACCTTTTGGGAAATGCCATTAAATTTACAGAAGTTGGCAGCGTGAAAATGCGGGTATATGTTAGTTCTATAGCCTCAGAAATAACGACAGAAAACGAGGCAAAAAAACTCAATCTTCATTTTGAAGTGATAGACACAGGCCCCGGTATTTTTCCTGAAGAGATTCACCTGCTATTTGAAGCATTTCAGCAAACAGAAACAGGTCGTAAATCTCAGCAAGGAACAGGTTTAGGCTTGCCAATCAGCCAGAAATACGTACAATTAATGGGAGGAAAAATTAGAGTAAACAGTAACCCAGGACAAGGAAGCGTATTTGCTTTTGACATTCAAATCGGTTTGGCCGTTCCAGAATTAGTTCAGACACTTAAGCAATATCGAAAAATTATTCATTTGGCTTCCGAACAACCCGAATATCGTATTTTAATAGTTGACGATGTTGCAGAAAGTCGCCTTTTACTCAATAAAATACTCGTATCCATTGGCTTTTCTGTCCGCGAATCTGAAAATGGTAAAGAGGCAGTACAATGCTACAAAGAATGGCAACCGCATTTAATTTTGATGGATATAAGAATGCCAGTAATGGATGGTTATGAAGCAACCAGACAAATTAGATCCGAAGAACAAAAAAGGTTGAATTTCGCGGAAATTTCGGGAGATTCTGTCCCCCCATTTCCCAGAACGATCGTCCTTGCTTTGACTGCTAGCGTTTTCGAGGAACAGCGAAAAAATATTTTAGCAGTAGGCTGCGATGATTTTATTCGCAAACCCTTTCAAACTGAAGATTTATTAGAAAAAATCGGTCAATATCTGGGAGTTGAATATGAATGGGAAAGCGAAAACAAAGAAGCTGAATGTAGCCAGAAAACTTCCGAAAAAGTCCCGGAGGCAGAACTGCAAAACCTGCTGTCTCAAATGCCCCAAGATTGGATAATCAGACTCCACGATGCTGCTTCTGAATGCAGCGACGATATGGTGTTGGAATTGCTCGAAGAAATTCCAGCAGAAAATATCGATTTGGAAAATGCCATTAGAGATTTAGCGGATAATTTCCTGTTTACTCAAATTATTCGCTTGGCTGAAGAATGTATGGAATAA